The following proteins are co-located in the Acinetobacter shaoyimingii genome:
- a CDS encoding amino acid aminotransferase → MFQHVDPYAGDPILSLMEDFGKDSRTEKVNLSIGLYYNEENIVPQLNAVKKAHKNIEPLNDAVKLYLPMDGLKSYNEATQALVLGEHSQARKDGRAVTIQTLGGSGALKVGADFIKKYFPESDIWVSQPTWDNHIAIFNGAGVKSHFYPYFDAATNGVNVPAMLEELNKLPAKAVVLLHPCCHNPTGADLTPAEWDQVIEVLKARDLLPFLDIAYQGFGQGIEEDAYLIRALDKSGMNFIVSNSFSKIFSLYGERVGGLTFVCDDQETAQKVLGQLKATVRRIYSSPATTGALLVNNVLNDAALTAEWKQELKVMRERIIEMRKLLESKLSQALPDRDFSYLVKQQGMFSYTGLTGEQVDMLKDKYGIYLVRSGRMCAAGLNHKNIDYVASSFAEVLKTTN, encoded by the coding sequence ATGTTTCAACATGTAGATCCTTATGCAGGTGATCCAATCCTTTCGCTTATGGAAGACTTCGGTAAGGATAGTCGTACAGAAAAAGTAAATTTAAGTATTGGTCTATATTACAACGAAGAAAACATCGTTCCTCAGCTCAATGCAGTCAAAAAAGCGCATAAAAATATTGAACCGTTAAATGACGCCGTTAAACTTTATCTACCTATGGATGGTTTAAAGTCGTATAACGAAGCGACTCAAGCTTTAGTTTTAGGTGAACATAGCCAAGCACGTAAAGATGGCCGTGCAGTGACTATTCAAACCTTAGGTGGTTCAGGTGCACTCAAAGTCGGTGCAGATTTTATCAAAAAATACTTCCCAGAATCTGACATTTGGGTCAGCCAACCGACTTGGGACAATCACATTGCCATTTTTAATGGTGCTGGTGTGAAATCACATTTCTACCCTTATTTCGATGCAGCGACCAATGGTGTGAATGTGCCAGCAATGCTTGAAGAATTAAATAAACTTCCAGCCAAAGCTGTTGTCCTTCTTCATCCATGTTGTCATAACCCAACAGGTGCAGATTTAACACCTGCTGAATGGGATCAAGTGATTGAAGTGCTTAAAGCGCGTGATTTACTTCCATTCTTAGACATTGCTTATCAAGGTTTTGGTCAAGGCATTGAAGAAGATGCGTATTTAATTCGTGCTCTAGACAAATCAGGGATGAATTTTATTGTCAGCAATTCATTCTCTAAGATTTTCTCACTTTATGGTGAGCGTGTGGGTGGTTTGACGTTTGTATGTGATGACCAAGAAACTGCGCAAAAAGTTTTAGGTCAGCTCAAAGCAACAGTTCGTCGTATCTATTCAAGCCCAGCAACGACTGGTGCATTATTAGTAAATAATGTATTAAACGATGCTGCTTTGACCGCTGAATGGAAACAAGAACTGAAAGTAATGCGTGAGCGTATTATTGAAATGCGTAAACTGCTTGAATCTAAACTCAGCCAAGCTTTGCCTGATCGTGACTTTAGCTATTTGGTGAAACAACAAGGTATGTTTAGCTATACAGGATTAACTGGCGAACAAGTCGATATGTTAAAAGATAAATACGGTATTTATTTGGTTCGTAGTGGTCGTATGTGTGCTGCTGGTTTAAACCATAAAAATATCGATTATGTTGCTAGCTCTTTTGCAGAAGTCTTGAAAACAACAAACTAA